Proteins encoded by one window of Microplitis mediator isolate UGA2020A chromosome 1, iyMicMedi2.1, whole genome shotgun sequence:
- the LOC130675565 gene encoding inositol polyphosphate-5-phosphatase A isoform X3, with product MSGIPILLVTANVGSIFEEPGLMLKTWTEEFLSTISRLDPKFIALHCQEVGGKNYEQSMRHVENFVRLLMSSEELRLFDKVTVFLDEDFSSAEHFTALGNFYFVHESLKDVFIWDFQAYKFVVVAGKEVHSGNIESVSTKEKAKFPQNFFPECKWSRKGFLRTRWSINGTVFDLINIHLFHDASNFIAMETFPSVYSKTRRKALEHTLDKFHNDQYPNVPYFLFGDFNFRTDTSGVIKKLTEDTQESQLSNKGSLSKLQFRNKDDSLILTLGKKEFTHCEHQNVFTENSARWLQEYDRELEVFEGRLFEFPIEFVPSYPFEEDVSQGSNFMQTRVPAWCDRILLSPTAKTLISSPDTVKYGIIGANTCMGDHKPVYLRIFITSNADPIESNKRGSNVNLLKNMKKLTCCNSGATITRYIHIKHADSSVKIFRETTI from the exons ATGTCAGGAATTCCGATTCTTCTCGTTACTGCCAATGTTGGCAGTATTTTTGaagag cCTGGACTGATGTTGAAAACATGGACAGAAGAATTTTTATCA actATATCTCGACTGGATCCAAAATTTATAGCATTACACTGCCAAGAAGTAggtggaaaaaattatgaacaaAGTATGcggcatgtagaaaattttgtcag attACTTATGTCTTCGGAAGAACTAAGACTATTCGACAAAGTAACTGTTTTCTTGGATGAAGATTTTTCATCTGCTGAACACTTCACG gcccttggaaatttttatttcgttcatGAGTCACTAAAGGACGTGTTCATTTGGGATTTTCAAG catATAAATTTGTCGTCGTTGCTGGCAAAGAAGTGCATTCTGGAAATATTGAATCAGTTTCAACAAAAGAGAAAGCGAAATTTCCTCAAAATTTCTTCCCTGAATGCAAGTGGTCAAGGAAGGGATTTTTACGTACACGATGGAGTATAAATGGGACAGTATTTGATCTTATTAACATACACTTATTTCATGATGCCAGTAATTTTATTGCTATGGAAACT tttccatCAGTATACAGCAAAACACGACGGAAGGCATTGGAGCATACACTCGATAAATTCCACAATGATCAGTATCCAAATGtaccatattttttatttggtgattTCAATTTTCGTACCGACACATCTGGTgttataaaa AAACTTACTGAAGATACTCAAGAAAGTCAATTATCTAACAAAGGAAGTCTTTCAAAGTTGCAATTTCGAAATAAGGATGACAGTTTGATATTAACACTAGGCAAAAAAGAATTCACTCATTGTGAGCATCAAAATGTTTTTACAGAAAATAGTGCTCGAtgg TTACAAGAATACGATCGTGAACTTGAAGTTTTTGAAGGTAGATTATTTGAATTCCCAATCGAATTTGTGCCAAGTTACCCCTTTGAAGAAGACGTTAGTCAAGGAAGTAATTTTATGCAGACCAGAGTACCTGCTTGGTGTGACCGAATTCTATTAAGCCCGACTGCAAAAACTCTT ATTTCATCTCCTGACACGGTCAAGTACGGAATTATTGGAGCCAACACATGCATGGGTGATCATAAG CCAGTCTATCTACGGATTTTCATTACTTCGAATGCAG ATCCGATAGAATCTAATAAGCGCGGAAGTAATGTCAATCTTTTGAAAAACATGAAGAAATTGACATGCTGCAACAGCGGGGCAACAATAACACGGTACATCCATATAAAACACGCTGATTCATCAGTCAAGATATTTCGAGAAACaactatttga
- the LOC130675565 gene encoding uncharacterized protein LOC130675565 isoform X1, which translates to MSGIPILLVTANVGSIFEEPGLMLKTWTEEFLSTISRLDPKFIALHCQEVGGKNYEQSMRHVENFVRLLMSSEELRLFDKVTVFLDEDFSSAEHFTALGNFYFVHESLKDVFIWDFQAYKFVVVAGKEVHSGNIESVSTKEKAKFPQNFFPECKWSRKGFLRTRWSINGTVFDLINIHLFHDASNFIAMETFPSVYSKTRRKALEHTLDKFHNDQYPNVPYFLFGDFNFRTDTSGVIKKLTEDTQESQLSNKGSLSKLQFRNKDDSLILTLGKKEFTHCEHQNVFTENSARWLQEYDRELEVFEGRLFEFPIEFVPSYPFEEDVSQGSNFMQTRVPAWCDRILLSPTAKTLISSPDTVKYGIIGANTCMGDHKPVYLRIFITSNAGTINCCLSCPHLCFKVPKHYLELLSMLPGYRSNYLNLQHTDHYSSPKLLHALMIEHDPYTPDSMDSPSPSAFPTSAEPDQDYEQINNFVKKKPSNEKTFKMAVSPALLKSKLEFIQNEQKAQREKHHKNVLESRCNSWPKTRESKRQYKMKKHRSSSDISSMCGSNESSEESRIFSLTSSIVRKSISHIVIPKIAIINASNFQSKESSVDLQEERLFSFIKDRSIGKDTTSGEGSSLELDLSDKKQEYQSDSNKIYSCNQDSGVDTLDADDVFSPTKPLIVSSNETTSSYSLDLNKDYHHFEDVINKNSEFEIEIDELEKISGLTTNIQNLISSTEQNITSKNINRSSSINSKNSYNENLNPSKLKSNKITQKNLINVHKCKKCCCVVS; encoded by the exons ATGTCAGGAATTCCGATTCTTCTCGTTACTGCCAATGTTGGCAGTATTTTTGaagag cCTGGACTGATGTTGAAAACATGGACAGAAGAATTTTTATCA actATATCTCGACTGGATCCAAAATTTATAGCATTACACTGCCAAGAAGTAggtggaaaaaattatgaacaaAGTATGcggcatgtagaaaattttgtcag attACTTATGTCTTCGGAAGAACTAAGACTATTCGACAAAGTAACTGTTTTCTTGGATGAAGATTTTTCATCTGCTGAACACTTCACG gcccttggaaatttttatttcgttcatGAGTCACTAAAGGACGTGTTCATTTGGGATTTTCAAG catATAAATTTGTCGTCGTTGCTGGCAAAGAAGTGCATTCTGGAAATATTGAATCAGTTTCAACAAAAGAGAAAGCGAAATTTCCTCAAAATTTCTTCCCTGAATGCAAGTGGTCAAGGAAGGGATTTTTACGTACACGATGGAGTATAAATGGGACAGTATTTGATCTTATTAACATACACTTATTTCATGATGCCAGTAATTTTATTGCTATGGAAACT tttccatCAGTATACAGCAAAACACGACGGAAGGCATTGGAGCATACACTCGATAAATTCCACAATGATCAGTATCCAAATGtaccatattttttatttggtgattTCAATTTTCGTACCGACACATCTGGTgttataaaa AAACTTACTGAAGATACTCAAGAAAGTCAATTATCTAACAAAGGAAGTCTTTCAAAGTTGCAATTTCGAAATAAGGATGACAGTTTGATATTAACACTAGGCAAAAAAGAATTCACTCATTGTGAGCATCAAAATGTTTTTACAGAAAATAGTGCTCGAtgg TTACAAGAATACGATCGTGAACTTGAAGTTTTTGAAGGTAGATTATTTGAATTCCCAATCGAATTTGTGCCAAGTTACCCCTTTGAAGAAGACGTTAGTCAAGGAAGTAATTTTATGCAGACCAGAGTACCTGCTTGGTGTGACCGAATTCTATTAAGCCCGACTGCAAAAACTCTT ATTTCATCTCCTGACACGGTCAAGTACGGAATTATTGGAGCCAACACATGCATGGGTGATCATAAG CCAGTCTATCTACGGATTTTCATTACTTCGAATGCAGGTACGATAAATTGTTGTTTGTCATGTCCGCACTTATGTTTCAAAGTGCCCAAGCATTATTTGGAGTTATTATCAATGTTGCCTGGCTAtcgtagtaattatttaaatttacaacatACTGACCATTACTCATCACCAAAGCTTTTGCACGCATTAATGATTGAGCATGATCCGTACACTCCGGACAGCATGGATAGTCCAAGTCCCAGTGCGTTTCCGACCTCAGCGGAGCCAGATCAAGATTacgaacaaataaataattttgttaaaaaaaaaccatctAATGAAAAAACATTCAAGATGGCGGTATCGCCGGCTCTTCTAAAATCTAAGTTAGAATTTATTCAGAATGAACAAAAAGCGCAACGGGAAAAACATCATAAGAATGTACTCGAATCCAGATGTAATTCTTGGCCGAAAACACGTGAATCCAAACGCCAGTACAAGATGAAGAAACATCGGAGCAGTAGTGACATTTCTTCAATGTGCGGAAGCAATGAAAGTTCTGAAGAATCTAGAATATTTTCGCTTACTTCAAGTATTGTTAGGAAATCAATTAGTCATATTGTGATACCAAAAATCGCTATTATCAATGCAAGTAATTTCCAATCAAAGGAGAGCTCAGTAGATTTACAAGAAGAAAGATTGTTTAGTTTCATCAAAGACCGATCTATTGGTAAAGACACGACTAGTGGTGAAGGCTCTAGTTTAGAACTTGACTTATCAGATAAAAAACAAGAGTATCAATCAgacagtaataaaatatactctTGTAATCAAGACAGTGGAGTTGATACTTTGGATGCTGATGATGTTTTTTCGCCGACAAAACCACTTATAGTTTCTTCGAATGAAACAACTTCTAGTTATTCCTTAGATTTAAACAAAGATTATCATCACTTTGAAGatgtcattaataaaaatagtgaaTTTGAAATAGAAATTGACGAGCTGGAAAAAATTTCCGGATTAACTAcgaatattcaaaatttaatttcctctaCTGAACAGAACATTACTTCGAAAAATATCAACAGAAGTAGTTCGATAAATAGCAAAAATAGTTATAATGAAAATCTAAACCCAAGTAAATTAAAGTCGAATAAAATtactcagaaaaatttaattaatgtacaTAAGTGTAAAAAGTGTTGCTGCGTTGTAAGTTGA
- the LOC130675565 gene encoding uncharacterized protein LOC130675565 isoform X2 — MSGIPILLVTANVGSIFEEPGLMLKTWTEEFLSTISRLDPKFIALHCQEVGGKNYEQSMRHVENFVRLLMSSEELRLFDKVTVFLDEDFSSAEHFTALGNFYFVHESLKDVFIWDFQAYKFVVVAGKEVHSGNIESVSTKEKAKFPQNFFPECKWSRKGFLRTRWSINGTVFDLINIHLFHDASNFIAMETFPSVYSKTRRKALEHTLDKFHNDQYPNVPYFLFGDFNFRTDTSGVIKKLTEDTQESQLSNKGSLSKLQFRNKDDSLILTLGKKEFTHCEHQNVFTENSARWLQEYDRELEVFEGRLFEFPIEFVPSYPFEEDVSQGSNFMQTRVPAWCDRILLSPTAKTLISSPDTVKYGIIGANTCMGDHKPVYLRIFITSNAGTINCCLSCPHLCFKVPKHYLELLSMLPGYRSNYLNLQHTDHYSSPKLLHALMIEHDPYTPDSMDSPSPSAFPTSAEPDQDYEQINNFVKKKPSNEKTFKMAVSPALLKSKLEFIQNEQKAQREKHHKNVLESRCNSWPKTRESKRQYKMKKHRSSSDISSMCGSNESSEESRIFSLTSSIVRKSISHIVIPKIAIINASNFQSKESSVDLQEERLFSFIKDRSIGKDTTSGEGSSLELDLSDKKQEYQSDSNKIYSCNQDSGVDTLDADDVFSPTKPLIVSSNETTSSYSLDLNKDYHHFEDVINKNSEFEIEIDELEKISGLTTNIQNLISSTEQNITSKNINRSSSINSKNSYNENLNPSKLKSNKITQKNLINVHKCKKCCCVIR, encoded by the exons ATGTCAGGAATTCCGATTCTTCTCGTTACTGCCAATGTTGGCAGTATTTTTGaagag cCTGGACTGATGTTGAAAACATGGACAGAAGAATTTTTATCA actATATCTCGACTGGATCCAAAATTTATAGCATTACACTGCCAAGAAGTAggtggaaaaaattatgaacaaAGTATGcggcatgtagaaaattttgtcag attACTTATGTCTTCGGAAGAACTAAGACTATTCGACAAAGTAACTGTTTTCTTGGATGAAGATTTTTCATCTGCTGAACACTTCACG gcccttggaaatttttatttcgttcatGAGTCACTAAAGGACGTGTTCATTTGGGATTTTCAAG catATAAATTTGTCGTCGTTGCTGGCAAAGAAGTGCATTCTGGAAATATTGAATCAGTTTCAACAAAAGAGAAAGCGAAATTTCCTCAAAATTTCTTCCCTGAATGCAAGTGGTCAAGGAAGGGATTTTTACGTACACGATGGAGTATAAATGGGACAGTATTTGATCTTATTAACATACACTTATTTCATGATGCCAGTAATTTTATTGCTATGGAAACT tttccatCAGTATACAGCAAAACACGACGGAAGGCATTGGAGCATACACTCGATAAATTCCACAATGATCAGTATCCAAATGtaccatattttttatttggtgattTCAATTTTCGTACCGACACATCTGGTgttataaaa AAACTTACTGAAGATACTCAAGAAAGTCAATTATCTAACAAAGGAAGTCTTTCAAAGTTGCAATTTCGAAATAAGGATGACAGTTTGATATTAACACTAGGCAAAAAAGAATTCACTCATTGTGAGCATCAAAATGTTTTTACAGAAAATAGTGCTCGAtgg TTACAAGAATACGATCGTGAACTTGAAGTTTTTGAAGGTAGATTATTTGAATTCCCAATCGAATTTGTGCCAAGTTACCCCTTTGAAGAAGACGTTAGTCAAGGAAGTAATTTTATGCAGACCAGAGTACCTGCTTGGTGTGACCGAATTCTATTAAGCCCGACTGCAAAAACTCTT ATTTCATCTCCTGACACGGTCAAGTACGGAATTATTGGAGCCAACACATGCATGGGTGATCATAAG CCAGTCTATCTACGGATTTTCATTACTTCGAATGCAGGTACGATAAATTGTTGTTTGTCATGTCCGCACTTATGTTTCAAAGTGCCCAAGCATTATTTGGAGTTATTATCAATGTTGCCTGGCTAtcgtagtaattatttaaatttacaacatACTGACCATTACTCATCACCAAAGCTTTTGCACGCATTAATGATTGAGCATGATCCGTACACTCCGGACAGCATGGATAGTCCAAGTCCCAGTGCGTTTCCGACCTCAGCGGAGCCAGATCAAGATTacgaacaaataaataattttgttaaaaaaaaaccatctAATGAAAAAACATTCAAGATGGCGGTATCGCCGGCTCTTCTAAAATCTAAGTTAGAATTTATTCAGAATGAACAAAAAGCGCAACGGGAAAAACATCATAAGAATGTACTCGAATCCAGATGTAATTCTTGGCCGAAAACACGTGAATCCAAACGCCAGTACAAGATGAAGAAACATCGGAGCAGTAGTGACATTTCTTCAATGTGCGGAAGCAATGAAAGTTCTGAAGAATCTAGAATATTTTCGCTTACTTCAAGTATTGTTAGGAAATCAATTAGTCATATTGTGATACCAAAAATCGCTATTATCAATGCAAGTAATTTCCAATCAAAGGAGAGCTCAGTAGATTTACAAGAAGAAAGATTGTTTAGTTTCATCAAAGACCGATCTATTGGTAAAGACACGACTAGTGGTGAAGGCTCTAGTTTAGAACTTGACTTATCAGATAAAAAACAAGAGTATCAATCAgacagtaataaaatatactctTGTAATCAAGACAGTGGAGTTGATACTTTGGATGCTGATGATGTTTTTTCGCCGACAAAACCACTTATAGTTTCTTCGAATGAAACAACTTCTAGTTATTCCTTAGATTTAAACAAAGATTATCATCACTTTGAAGatgtcattaataaaaatagtgaaTTTGAAATAGAAATTGACGAGCTGGAAAAAATTTCCGGATTAACTAcgaatattcaaaatttaatttcctctaCTGAACAGAACATTACTTCGAAAAATATCAACAGAAGTAGTTCGATAAATAGCAAAAATAGTTATAATGAAAATCTAAACCCAAGTAAATTAAAGTCGAATAAAATtactcagaaaaatttaattaatgtacaTAAGTGTAAAAAGTGTTGCTGCGTT ATCCGATAG
- the LOC130675565 gene encoding inositol polyphosphate-5-phosphatase A isoform X4, protein MSGIPILLVTANVGSIFEEPGLMLKTWTEEFLSTISRLDPKFIALHCQEVGGKNYEQSMRHVENFVRLLMSSEELRLFDKVTVFLDEDFSSAEHFTALGNFYFVHESLKDVFIWDFQAYKFVVVAGKEVHSGNIESVSTKEKAKFPQNFFPECKWSRKGFLRTRWSINGTVFDLINIHLFHDASNFIAMETFPSVYSKTRRKALEHTLDKFHNDQYPNVPYFLFGDFNFRTDTSGVIKKLTEDTQESQLSNKGSLSKLQFRNKDDSLILTLGKKEFTHCEHQNVFTENSARWLQEYDRELEVFEGRLFEFPIEFVPSYPFEEDVSQGSNFMQTRVPAWCDRILLSPTAKTLISSPDTVKYGIIGANTCMGDHKPVFLDFRINI, encoded by the exons ATGTCAGGAATTCCGATTCTTCTCGTTACTGCCAATGTTGGCAGTATTTTTGaagag cCTGGACTGATGTTGAAAACATGGACAGAAGAATTTTTATCA actATATCTCGACTGGATCCAAAATTTATAGCATTACACTGCCAAGAAGTAggtggaaaaaattatgaacaaAGTATGcggcatgtagaaaattttgtcag attACTTATGTCTTCGGAAGAACTAAGACTATTCGACAAAGTAACTGTTTTCTTGGATGAAGATTTTTCATCTGCTGAACACTTCACG gcccttggaaatttttatttcgttcatGAGTCACTAAAGGACGTGTTCATTTGGGATTTTCAAG catATAAATTTGTCGTCGTTGCTGGCAAAGAAGTGCATTCTGGAAATATTGAATCAGTTTCAACAAAAGAGAAAGCGAAATTTCCTCAAAATTTCTTCCCTGAATGCAAGTGGTCAAGGAAGGGATTTTTACGTACACGATGGAGTATAAATGGGACAGTATTTGATCTTATTAACATACACTTATTTCATGATGCCAGTAATTTTATTGCTATGGAAACT tttccatCAGTATACAGCAAAACACGACGGAAGGCATTGGAGCATACACTCGATAAATTCCACAATGATCAGTATCCAAATGtaccatattttttatttggtgattTCAATTTTCGTACCGACACATCTGGTgttataaaa AAACTTACTGAAGATACTCAAGAAAGTCAATTATCTAACAAAGGAAGTCTTTCAAAGTTGCAATTTCGAAATAAGGATGACAGTTTGATATTAACACTAGGCAAAAAAGAATTCACTCATTGTGAGCATCAAAATGTTTTTACAGAAAATAGTGCTCGAtgg TTACAAGAATACGATCGTGAACTTGAAGTTTTTGAAGGTAGATTATTTGAATTCCCAATCGAATTTGTGCCAAGTTACCCCTTTGAAGAAGACGTTAGTCAAGGAAGTAATTTTATGCAGACCAGAGTACCTGCTTGGTGTGACCGAATTCTATTAAGCCCGACTGCAAAAACTCTT ATTTCATCTCCTGACACGGTCAAGTACGGAATTATTGGAGCCAACACATGCATGGGTGATCATAAG CCTGTTTTTCTGGACTTTCgaataaatatctaa
- the LOC130675648 gene encoding AN1-type zinc finger protein 1-like, protein MELPQVGKQCSIEFCKQNDFLIITCAHCSSLFCKNHHHISSHHCPKYKDNVVEKLDDSVNSTTSKNYICTHEQCNSTSIIEMICTECKKHFCVNHRHHGCFEKTDEEISKELKVWQNSKDQFLAAKSVVDTEITENSKKSKNSALAKKVQLMKLKGRATGSKEIPSNHRRYFLIYPPLKVQKKESRAVFISDSWTIGKSIDSIADIMGINNTNNTSNLVKLKLFNHSNGKIITDKMDVLISSLLDDSHLTDGQSLILEYSKEDTVDCTVYK, encoded by the exons ATGGAATTACCACAAGTAGGCAAGCAGTGCAGCATAGAATTTTgcaaacaaaatgattttttaatcattacctGTGCGCATTGTTCCTcgttattttgtaaaaatcatCATCATATATCATCACACCACTGTCCTAAATATAAAGACAATGTCGTTGAAAAATTAGATGATTCAGTCAACAGTACGActtctaaaaattatatttgtacACACGAACAATGCAACAGTACTTCAATTATTGAAATGATTTGCACAGAATGTAAGAAACATTTTTGTGTAAATCATCGACACCATGGATGCTTTGAAAAAACGGATGAAGAAATTTCTAAGGAATTGAAAGTATGGCAGAATTCAAAAGATCAGTTTTTAGCGGCTAAGAGTGTCGTAGATACTGAAATTACTGAGAATtctaaaaagtcgaaaaattcTGCATTAGCAAAGAAG GTACAATTAATGAAACTAAAAGGACGCGCGACAGGTTCAAAGGAAATACCTTCAAATCATAGAAGATATTTTCTGATTTACCCGCCTCTTAAAGTCCAGAAAAAAGAATCACGAGCTGTATTTATTAGTGACAGCTGGACGATTGGAAAAAGCATCGATTCCATAGCTGATATCATGGGAATAAACAATACAAACAATACATCAAATTTAGTAAAACTGAAATTATTCAATCATTCAAATGGTAAAATTATCACTGATAAAATGGACGTTTTAATATCAAGTTTGCTGGATGATTCTCACTTGACCGATGGCCAAAGTTTAATCTTAGAATATTCCAAAGAAGATACTGTTGATTGTactgtatataaataa
- the LOC130675690 gene encoding anaphase-promoting complex subunit 13: MDSQITGDGRLLELIDEAWRKERLPIDDIVVPSSELPDPESDNGDSHMTLRELEQKWSNLALGTFSENHFHSPTPSHN; encoded by the coding sequence ATGGATAGTCAAATTACTGGAGATGGCAGACTTTTAGAATTAATTGATGAAGCTTGGAGAAAAGAACGACTACCTATTGATGATATAGTCGTTCCATCATCAGAATTACCAGATCCTGAAAGTGATAATGGAGATTCGCATATGACTCTGAGAGAGTTAGAACAAAAGTGGAGCAATTTAGCCCTTGGCACATTTAGTGAAAATCATTTTCACTCACCTACTCCTTCAcacaattaa